One stretch of Deltaproteobacteria bacterium DNA includes these proteins:
- a CDS encoding phosphotransferase family protein: MSSQLEGLIDVHALETFLRQHLPPQAGELKVEKHQAGFSNETFYVSWGPKQWVLRRPPRGDLLPTAHDMGREFRVLSGLAPTGVRVPKPAVMCEDRSIIGVPFYLMERMAGIVIREQLPPEFNAVADRQKIGEELIDALVEVHAVDWQKTPLANLGKPEGFLERQLRRWIGQLELTLPRTRPLPGIQEVTQWLQAHLPPQSATSIVHGDYKLDNVMFAPPPPSTRLVAIFDWEMATLGDPLADLGWVLSFWGPTGDPPDPEPKESNYITSQPGFHTREELLARYEQKTGRTMKHFTFYYCMAVWKYAIIVEGLYRGYLEGTGANPKANEFEWRVPQLVDRMHRIIAGK; the protein is encoded by the coding sequence ATGAGTTCGCAACTTGAAGGTCTGATCGACGTCCACGCACTGGAAACATTCTTACGTCAACACTTGCCGCCGCAAGCAGGTGAGTTGAAAGTCGAAAAACACCAAGCTGGATTTTCCAACGAAACGTTCTATGTCTCGTGGGGACCGAAACAGTGGGTCCTCCGTCGCCCACCGCGTGGTGATCTTCTGCCGACGGCGCATGACATGGGACGTGAGTTTCGCGTGTTATCGGGACTAGCCCCAACCGGGGTGCGCGTACCAAAACCGGCAGTGATGTGCGAGGATCGCTCGATTATCGGTGTGCCGTTCTATTTGATGGAACGCATGGCCGGCATTGTCATTCGCGAACAACTGCCACCGGAGTTTAATGCGGTTGCTGACCGCCAGAAGATTGGTGAAGAACTGATTGATGCGCTTGTCGAAGTGCACGCGGTCGATTGGCAAAAGACCCCGTTGGCGAACCTGGGAAAACCGGAAGGATTCCTTGAACGGCAACTGCGGCGGTGGATCGGGCAGCTTGAGTTGACGCTCCCACGGACGCGCCCGTTGCCAGGCATACAGGAAGTGACGCAATGGCTACAGGCTCATCTGCCGCCACAGAGTGCGACAAGTATTGTTCATGGAGACTACAAACTCGATAACGTGATGTTCGCACCACCACCGCCTTCGACGCGATTAGTGGCGATTTTCGATTGGGAAATGGCGACCCTTGGCGATCCTCTTGCCGATCTTGGCTGGGTCCTGAGCTTTTGGGGACCAACGGGAGATCCGCCTGATCCTGAGCCGAAAGAGAGCAATTACATTACCTCACAACCTGGATTCCACACGCGTGAAGAATTGCTGGCTCGCTATGAGCAAAAGACTGGCCGTACCATGAAACATTTCACTTTTTATTACTGCATGGCAGTGTGGAAGTACGCGATCATTGTTGAAGGACTGTATCGCGGGTATCTTGAAGGCACAGGCGCAAACCCCAAAGCCAATGAATTCGAGTGGCGAGTGCCGCAATTGGTTGATCGCATGCATCGGATTATTGCTGGTAAGTGA
- a CDS encoding Uma2 family endonuclease has translation MNTQTTVETTPSVQPLETPTGEECWIEDGQRIILYGISWETYEHLLEDMGDSHAAHFAYDQGALEIMVPTERHERPNRTLALLVEVVAEELNIDIVGLGSTTFKRKDLQKGLEPDSCFYIQNEALVRGKKKLDFTVDPPPDLIIEVDETSSSLNKFPIYARLGTLEVWRYKNNQVKFFALTNGQYAEVENSIAFPLLTSTMTTQFLAESLTSPSTAWLRRVRQWIREARGAEK, from the coding sequence ATGAATACGCAAACGACTGTTGAAACGACTCCTTCAGTACAGCCACTAGAAACTCCTACAGGTGAAGAATGCTGGATCGAAGATGGCCAGCGTATTATTCTGTATGGCATCAGTTGGGAAACCTACGAGCATCTGCTGGAGGATATGGGTGACAGTCACGCTGCACACTTCGCCTATGACCAGGGAGCGCTAGAAATCATGGTACCTACTGAAAGACATGAAAGACCAAATCGAACTCTTGCTCTCTTAGTCGAAGTAGTGGCAGAAGAGTTGAACATTGACATAGTAGGTCTTGGTTCAACGACTTTCAAACGTAAAGATTTGCAAAAAGGACTTGAACCAGACTCTTGTTTCTATATCCAAAACGAAGCTCTGGTCCGAGGAAAAAAGAAGCTTGACTTCACTGTTGATCCACCACCAGACTTGATCATCGAAGTCGACGAGACCAGTTCTTCTCTCAATAAATTCCCGATCTATGCAAGACTCGGAACTCTGGAAGTTTGGCGATATAAAAATAACCAGGTAAAGTTTTTTGCTTTAACCAACGGCCAATACGCGGAAGTTGAAAATAGCATTGCGTTTCCGCTGTTGACGAGCACCATGACAACGCAGTTTCTTGCAGAAAGCCTAACTTCGCCGAGTACCGCTTGGCTCCGCCGCGTTCGCCAATGGATACGTGAGGCGCGTGGCGCTGAGAAATAG
- a CDS encoding inositol monophosphatase yields the protein MDTFMQVAVDAARQAGALLRDNWQEAKTIEIKTDIVDLVTNVDKASDALITGILRSHFPDHQIIAEESSVSGRPSSYRWYIDPIDGTTNFAHSFPHFAVSIGLQHQGQMIVGVVYDPVKEELFRAVRGQGATLNDRPIHVSTAPTLEQSMVLTGFPYDRRKRSAYYLRFYQAFMTRTQGVRRVGSASLDLCYVACGRADAFWEWRLHPWDTAAGSLIVEEAGGKMSDFTGQSFDIHGEQTLATNGLLHQETLGVLQQVLAIPE from the coding sequence ATGGATACATTCATGCAGGTCGCGGTCGATGCCGCACGTCAGGCTGGCGCGTTACTCAGAGATAACTGGCAAGAAGCCAAAACCATTGAGATCAAGACCGACATCGTCGATCTCGTTACTAATGTCGACAAAGCCTCAGATGCGTTGATCACTGGGATTCTGCGATCTCATTTTCCCGATCATCAGATTATTGCCGAAGAGTCATCAGTCTCAGGTCGGCCGAGTTCCTATCGCTGGTATATCGATCCTATCGACGGGACGACCAACTTTGCCCACTCATTTCCCCATTTTGCGGTATCGATCGGCTTGCAACACCAGGGACAGATGATTGTTGGCGTCGTTTACGATCCAGTCAAAGAAGAATTGTTCCGTGCTGTACGGGGGCAGGGCGCGACCCTCAACGACCGCCCAATTCATGTCTCAACCGCTCCGACTCTTGAGCAATCAATGGTGCTCACCGGCTTTCCCTATGACCGCCGCAAACGCAGTGCATACTATCTCCGTTTTTATCAAGCCTTCATGACGAGAACACAGGGAGTGAGACGCGTCGGCTCAGCGTCGTTGGATCTGTGTTATGTCGCCTGTGGCCGTGCCGATGCATTTTGGGAATGGCGACTTCATCCCTGGGACACCGCCGCAGGATCACTAATTGTTGAAGAAGCCGGTGGCAAGATGAGCGACTTCACTGGACAGTCGTTCGATATCCACGGTGAGCAAACCCTGGCGACGAACGGATTGTTACATCAGGAAACGCTTGGTGTATTGCAACAGGTATTGGCAATTCCAGAGTAG
- the ispE gene encoding 4-(cytidine 5'-diphospho)-2-C-methyl-D-erythritol kinase yields the protein MRILAPAKINVFLRITGRRPDGYHLLDSLMVPISLCDEVQIEAWNGERKKVVSSQHSVVSSEEETITITCDDPTLPTDGTNLAYKAAALLCKEANIQARIVIHLRKRIPAGAGLGGGSSDAAAVLKGLNTLLSFGLDEKRLCILAARLGADVPFFIPCKPARVQGIGEILTPVPPLPAKWFVVIVPPFGVSTPWAYRRFDELPPLGNDSQHIELTAGQWPQAQLLVNDLERAVIPAHPLIAELKERLFRQGAEHALMSGSGSAVFGMFAVRTQAEHAAHALREMGKTFVVEHLKQ from the coding sequence ATGCGTATTCTTGCCCCAGCAAAAATCAATGTGTTCTTGCGCATTACTGGCCGACGACCAGACGGATATCACCTGCTTGATTCACTGATGGTCCCGATCAGTTTGTGTGATGAGGTTCAGATTGAAGCGTGGAACGGGGAACGGAAAAAAGTAGTCAGTAGTCAGCATTCAGTAGTCAGTAGCGAAGAAGAGACCATTACCATAACGTGCGATGATCCGACCTTACCAACCGATGGGACGAATCTGGCCTATAAAGCTGCTGCTCTGTTGTGCAAAGAGGCGAACATACAGGCACGGATTGTGATCCATCTTCGTAAGCGCATTCCTGCTGGTGCTGGACTTGGGGGTGGAAGTAGTGATGCTGCTGCGGTGCTGAAAGGGCTCAATACGCTTCTCTCTTTCGGGCTCGATGAAAAGCGTCTGTGCATCCTTGCGGCACGACTGGGAGCCGATGTGCCCTTTTTCATTCCGTGCAAGCCAGCACGTGTTCAAGGGATCGGAGAAATCTTGACGCCTGTTCCGCCGTTACCAGCGAAATGGTTTGTCGTGATTGTGCCACCTTTTGGGGTATCAACCCCGTGGGCGTATCGCCGCTTTGATGAACTCCCCCCGCTAGGAAACGATAGTCAACATATTGAACTCACCGCCGGACAATGGCCCCAAGCACAACTGCTCGTGAATGACCTTGAACGTGCTGTGATTCCAGCCCACCCATTGATTGCTGAATTGAAGGAGCGGCTTTTCCGGCAAGGAGCTGAGCATGCCCTCATGTCAGGTAGTGGTTCAGCAGTGTTTGGCATGTTTGCTGTCAGGACTCAGGCGGAACACGCGGCACACGCTCTCAGGGAGATGGGAAAGACGTTTGTTGTCGAGCATTTGAAACAGTAA
- a CDS encoding ribose-phosphate pyrophosphokinase yields the protein MRDAPLKIFAGNSNIPLAKEICAYLGTSLGAADIRRFSDGEIAVEITENVRGGDVFVMQSICTPGNDNLMEMLLMLDAFKRASANRITAVIPYYGYARQDRKVAPRVPISAKLVADLLTTAGASRVLTAELHAGQIQGFFNIPVDNLFSAPVLLPHIRSIVGRQEITIVSPDAGGVERARAFAKRLGASLAIIDKRRAREGESKIPGKANVDVAEMNIIGDVEGRVAVLIDDMIDTAGTLTTAAAALHEAGAQAVFACCTHPILSGPAIERIRGSVLEELVVTNSIPLRPEAQNTEKIKVISLAPLIGEAIRRIHNEESISSLFV from the coding sequence ATGCGAGACGCACCCCTGAAGATCTTTGCTGGTAATTCTAATATCCCCTTAGCGAAGGAGATCTGCGCTTACCTTGGTACTTCGCTCGGCGCAGCTGACATTCGTCGTTTCAGTGATGGTGAGATTGCGGTCGAAATCACTGAGAACGTACGTGGTGGCGACGTATTTGTCATGCAGTCTATCTGTACGCCCGGCAACGATAATTTGATGGAGATGTTGCTGATGCTGGATGCCTTTAAGCGAGCCTCTGCCAATCGCATTACGGCAGTGATCCCTTATTATGGCTATGCACGGCAGGATCGCAAAGTTGCGCCACGCGTGCCGATCAGTGCCAAACTCGTAGCCGATTTGTTGACCACTGCCGGAGCCTCACGGGTGTTGACCGCTGAACTACATGCTGGACAGATTCAAGGCTTCTTTAATATTCCAGTGGATAATTTGTTTTCTGCGCCGGTCCTTCTCCCCCACATTCGCTCAATTGTCGGGCGCCAAGAAATCACCATTGTCTCTCCTGATGCTGGTGGGGTGGAGCGTGCACGAGCCTTTGCCAAACGGTTAGGGGCGTCCTTAGCGATCATCGATAAGCGTCGAGCTCGGGAAGGCGAATCAAAAATACCGGGAAAGGCGAATGTTGATGTTGCCGAGATGAATATTATTGGTGACGTAGAAGGTCGTGTTGCCGTTCTCATTGATGACATGATCGATACGGCAGGAACGTTGACTACGGCGGCTGCGGCTCTGCATGAGGCGGGTGCACAAGCTGTATTTGCTTGTTGTACTCATCCCATTCTTTCCGGGCCAGCGATCGAGCGCATTCGCGGATCGGTGCTTGAGGAACTCGTAGTGACCAATTCGATTCCGTTACGTCCCGAGGCTCAGAATACGGAAAAGATTAAGGTTATTTCGCTGGCGCCGCTGATCGGAGAAGCGATCCGTCGTATTCATAACGAAGAATCGATTAGTTCGTTGTTTGTGTAA
- a CDS encoding 50S ribosomal protein L25: METVVLHVEARQVKSKGDSGRLRRNGKVPAVFYGPGKAGEAICVDAREFRFKLDGLEGSHLIQLNAPGSAVNEKLALLKEVQRHPVTSAPVHIDFYEVDVNKVIEVTVPLHFVGKAAGVTAGGVLQSLRREITVECLPREIPEFVEIDVTQLALHGAVHISQITLPAGVKAVYDTDDAVVIVASLAVAATPAATEAAEGEAAAPAAAPVASAAKTEKK; encoded by the coding sequence ATGGAAACAGTTGTTTTGCATGTCGAAGCACGCCAGGTCAAAAGCAAAGGTGACTCTGGTCGGCTCCGGCGGAACGGAAAAGTCCCTGCAGTGTTTTATGGTCCAGGCAAAGCTGGTGAGGCGATTTGTGTCGATGCGCGTGAGTTTCGTTTCAAATTAGATGGCCTTGAAGGCTCACATTTGATTCAGCTCAATGCCCCAGGCTCAGCCGTCAATGAAAAGCTGGCGTTGCTTAAAGAAGTCCAGCGCCATCCGGTGACGAGTGCGCCAGTTCACATCGATTTCTACGAAGTTGATGTAAATAAAGTAATTGAAGTGACGGTACCGCTGCATTTCGTTGGCAAGGCCGCCGGAGTGACGGCTGGTGGGGTGCTACAGTCTCTACGCCGAGAAATTACCGTCGAGTGTTTGCCACGGGAAATTCCCGAGTTTGTCGAAATAGATGTCACGCAATTAGCTCTGCACGGAGCCGTGCATATTTCGCAAATTACCCTCCCGGCTGGTGTAAAAGCGGTATATGACACTGACGATGCTGTTGTGATCGTGGCATCGCTAGCGGTGGCAGCAACTCCTGCAGCTACAGAAGCTGCTGAAGGTGAAGCCGCAGCCCCTGCGGCGGCTCCTGTGGCCAGTGCGGCAAAAACAGAAAAGAAATAA
- a CDS encoding aminoacyl-tRNA hydrolase, producing MVRVIIGLGNPGSQYRKTRHNIGFWVVNTLAERWHIPLSRHMFLSVIGDGHCKGEKILLVQPETYMNRSGEAAVQIRDFYRLELSDFIIIHDDLDLPLGRIRVKRGGGGAGGNRGVASLIATFGSKEFVRVKLGIGRPPGRQDPADFVLQPFTPQEEASILPAVENAANAVELWISEGIEKTMAAVNGMVSPEEERP from the coding sequence GTGGTGCGCGTCATCATCGGTCTTGGTAATCCTGGTTCGCAATATCGAAAAACGCGCCACAATATCGGCTTTTGGGTAGTAAACACTTTGGCCGAGCGTTGGCACATTCCCCTCTCGCGCCATATGTTCCTGTCGGTGATTGGTGATGGTCATTGTAAAGGGGAGAAAATTCTTCTGGTTCAACCCGAAACGTATATGAACCGAAGTGGCGAAGCGGCAGTACAGATACGAGATTTCTATCGCTTGGAATTGTCGGACTTTATTATTATTCATGACGATCTTGACCTCCCCCTCGGACGGATCCGGGTGAAACGTGGAGGTGGAGGAGCTGGAGGCAACCGTGGCGTCGCCTCATTGATTGCAACATTCGGAAGTAAGGAGTTCGTACGGGTGAAGTTGGGTATCGGTCGTCCTCCTGGACGCCAAGACCCAGCCGATTTCGTTTTACAGCCCTTTACTCCTCAAGAAGAAGCGTCTATTCTCCCCGCGGTGGAGAATGCTGCCAACGCAGTCGAATTGTGGATCAGTGAGGGAATTGAGAAAACGATGGCAGCCGTAAATGGAATGGTCTCACCGGAAGAAGAGCGTCCCTAG
- the rpsF gene encoding 30S ribosomal protein S6, whose amino-acid sequence MPSYETLCIFHPELPETQVKELGGWMQKIVEGAKGTVLQIDEWGMRDLAHLIRKQRRGYYVRLEYDAPGAVVKELERNLRINENVLRFLTAVRKVPIAAPTPQPAAAAPPTPPPAEAEPQADTQ is encoded by the coding sequence ATGCCGAGTTATGAAACGTTGTGCATTTTTCATCCAGAGTTGCCAGAAACTCAAGTGAAGGAACTAGGTGGATGGATGCAAAAGATTGTTGAAGGAGCGAAAGGGACAGTCCTGCAAATAGATGAGTGGGGCATGCGAGATCTGGCCCATCTGATCAGGAAGCAGAGGCGTGGATATTATGTTCGACTGGAGTACGACGCCCCAGGAGCAGTAGTGAAAGAATTGGAACGCAATCTTCGCATTAATGAGAACGTTCTGCGTTTTCTTACTGCTGTACGTAAGGTGCCGATTGCTGCCCCGACTCCGCAACCAGCGGCAGCCGCACCGCCTACTCCTCCTCCGGCTGAAGCAGAGCCTCAAGCAGATACCCAATAG
- the rpsR gene encoding 30S ribosomal protein S18, with product MPPRQQRGERGPQRGRGQATDDKFPTRRRLRRKVCRFCADKGANIDYKEQRMLEDFVSERGKIIPSRITGTCAWHQRKLTRAIKQARSIAIVPYVSTRL from the coding sequence ATGCCACCGAGACAACAACGAGGAGAAAGAGGGCCACAGCGCGGTAGAGGGCAAGCAACGGATGATAAATTCCCGACCCGGCGTCGGTTGCGACGCAAGGTGTGCCGTTTCTGCGCCGACAAAGGTGCAAATATCGACTACAAAGAGCAGCGTATGTTAGAAGACTTCGTGTCTGAGCGTGGGAAGATTATCCCGAGTCGCATCACTGGCACATGTGCCTGGCATCAGAGAAAATTGACCAGAGCAATTAAACAAGCCCGGTCGATTGCTATCGTGCCGTATGTGTCGACACGACTATAA
- a CDS encoding 50S ribosomal protein L9, which produces MEVILQEDVANLGAIGEVVKVRPGYGRNYLIPRGLAVEASRRNLHVLEHQKRLAATKKEKDRQKAQGLVDRISSLSITIAARAGEEDRLFGSVTNIDIEKALTAQGVAIDRRKIVLVEPIKQLGTYTVPVHLSSDVRGNITVNVVRES; this is translated from the coding sequence ATGGAGGTCATTTTACAAGAGGATGTTGCGAACCTGGGGGCTATCGGTGAAGTAGTCAAGGTTCGTCCTGGATACGGGCGCAACTACCTTATTCCTCGGGGATTAGCGGTCGAAGCGAGCCGTCGCAACCTGCATGTGCTTGAACATCAAAAGCGGTTAGCTGCAACCAAGAAAGAAAAAGATCGTCAGAAAGCGCAAGGGTTGGTTGATCGTATCTCTTCCTTGTCGATAACCATAGCTGCACGTGCTGGAGAAGAAGATCGTTTGTTTGGTTCAGTAACAAACATCGATATTGAGAAGGCACTGACTGCGCAAGGGGTAGCGATTGATCGACGCAAAATTGTGTTGGTTGAACCAATTAAGCAGCTTGGCACGTACACGGTTCCTGTTCATCTCAGTAGCGACGTACGGGGAAACATTACTGTGAACGTAGTGCGAGAGTCATAA
- the thrS gene encoding threonine--tRNA ligase translates to MSSGSREIIVQMPKGEQRAVASGTVIRELVPANRKEIIAAKVNGKVVDLSRSLDTDCELEFIPLASAEGLDVLRHSCAHLMAQAAKRLFPSVQITIGPVIENGFYYDFKFERSFTPEDLEKIEAEMKKIVAENFPISREEIPRNEAVSLFRSMGEDFKAEIIVGIPGEEAISLYRQGEFVDLCRGPHLPATGNIPAFKLTSVAGAYWRGDEKNEMLQRIYGTAFATEKDLRQHLALLEEAKRRDHRKLGKELELFIFDPIAPASPFFLPKGAFIYNELIAYIRNLYKRYGYQEVLTPQIFDVDLWHRSGHYENYKENIFFTEIEGRAFGVKPMNCPGHTYIYAAKKRSYRDLPLRVADFARLHRFERSGVISGLTRVRSFSQDDAHIFCTQEQIESEVNGVLRMISEVYRTFGFGEISFYLSTRPAKRLGDDTTWDRAEAALAAALKANHIDYKVNAGDGAFYGPKIDCLVLDALRRQWQLATIQLDFQLPERFDLAYTSAQGSETRPVMIHRAVLGSLERFLGVLIEHCGGDFPLWLAPVQARLLTVTEAHDDYARNVCAQLQQVGIRAELDLRNEKLGYKIREAEVQKVPYMVVIGDKEVSTATVAPRGRKGEKIPPLTVAEFMARITAEAVPGGAP, encoded by the coding sequence ATGAGTTCTGGTTCACGTGAAATCATCGTTCAGATGCCAAAAGGAGAGCAGCGCGCTGTCGCTTCTGGCACTGTGATACGTGAACTCGTCCCCGCCAATCGCAAAGAGATCATTGCGGCCAAAGTCAACGGCAAAGTCGTTGACCTTTCTCGTTCGCTCGATACGGATTGTGAGCTTGAGTTCATCCCGCTCGCCTCAGCCGAGGGGCTCGATGTGCTGCGCCACTCCTGCGCCCACCTCATGGCGCAAGCAGCGAAGCGTCTCTTTCCTTCAGTGCAGATCACTATTGGTCCAGTCATCGAAAACGGCTTTTATTACGACTTCAAGTTCGAGCGTTCTTTTACTCCAGAAGATTTGGAAAAGATCGAAGCCGAGATGAAGAAGATCGTGGCTGAGAATTTTCCCATCTCTCGCGAGGAAATTCCCCGTAATGAAGCAGTGAGTCTGTTCCGTTCGATGGGCGAGGATTTTAAGGCCGAGATTATTGTTGGTATCCCCGGAGAAGAAGCGATCTCTCTCTATCGGCAAGGTGAGTTCGTGGACCTTTGCCGTGGACCGCATCTGCCCGCGACTGGCAACATTCCCGCCTTCAAGTTGACCAGTGTTGCCGGAGCGTACTGGCGTGGTGACGAAAAGAACGAAATGTTGCAACGCATCTACGGAACAGCGTTCGCAACTGAGAAGGATCTCCGGCAACATCTTGCTCTTCTGGAGGAAGCAAAGCGGCGCGATCACCGCAAGTTGGGAAAGGAACTTGAGCTTTTTATCTTTGACCCAATTGCTCCAGCAAGTCCGTTTTTCCTGCCCAAAGGGGCGTTCATTTATAATGAACTGATTGCCTATATCCGCAATTTATACAAGCGTTACGGCTATCAGGAAGTGCTCACACCGCAAATCTTTGACGTCGATTTATGGCATCGGTCTGGTCATTACGAGAATTATAAAGAGAATATCTTTTTTACTGAGATTGAAGGGCGAGCGTTTGGTGTCAAACCGATGAATTGCCCAGGTCATACGTATATCTACGCCGCTAAGAAACGTTCGTATCGTGACTTGCCACTCCGGGTTGCTGACTTTGCGCGCTTGCATCGCTTTGAGCGGTCTGGGGTGATTTCTGGTTTGACACGGGTACGCTCGTTTTCTCAAGATGACGCGCACATTTTTTGTACTCAGGAGCAGATTGAGTCTGAGGTCAATGGTGTGTTGCGCATGATTAGCGAGGTCTATCGGACGTTCGGTTTTGGCGAGATCAGTTTTTATCTCTCTACCCGACCGGCAAAACGCCTTGGGGATGATACGACATGGGATCGTGCCGAAGCTGCACTCGCTGCTGCCCTCAAAGCCAATCATATCGACTACAAGGTCAATGCTGGAGATGGAGCGTTTTACGGACCAAAGATCGATTGCCTTGTCCTTGACGCGTTACGTCGACAATGGCAATTGGCAACTATTCAGCTTGATTTTCAGTTGCCAGAACGGTTCGACCTGGCCTATACCAGTGCTCAAGGAAGCGAAACTCGACCGGTCATGATCCATCGCGCGGTGTTAGGCTCACTTGAACGATTCCTCGGAGTGTTGATTGAGCATTGTGGAGGAGATTTTCCGTTATGGCTTGCTCCGGTGCAGGCGCGATTGCTCACTGTGACCGAAGCGCACGATGACTATGCCCGCAACGTCTGTGCTCAGTTACAGCAAGTTGGTATCCGAGCGGAACTTGATTTACGAAACGAGAAATTAGGGTACAAAATCCGCGAAGCAGAAGTGCAAAAAGTCCCGTATATGGTTGTGATTGGTGATAAAGAGGTAAGCACCGCAACAGTAGCACCGCGGGGGCGGAAAGGAGAAAAAATCCCTCCTCTGACGGTGGCGGAATTTATGGCCCGCATTACTGCTGAAGCGGTTCCAGGAGGTGCACCATAG
- a CDS encoding translation initiation factor IF-3, protein MAKEAGVRINQQIRSREVRVIDADGQQIGIVPLPEALRLAGAKELDLVEVSPTATPPVCRVMDYGKFRYLQKKKVQESKKHSTQVLVKEVKLGSRTSEHDIDFKAAHVRRFLEKKQRVKVSVLFRGREITHPELGKDMLGKFFEKVQDIGELEGQARLEGRNMSILIVPR, encoded by the coding sequence ATAGCCAAGGAAGCAGGAGTTCGGATTAACCAACAGATCCGCTCGCGTGAAGTACGAGTGATCGATGCTGACGGACAGCAGATCGGTATCGTTCCGCTTCCAGAGGCGCTCCGCCTTGCTGGAGCAAAAGAACTTGACCTGGTCGAGGTTTCCCCGACAGCAACACCACCCGTGTGTCGGGTCATGGATTATGGCAAGTTCCGCTACCTGCAAAAGAAGAAGGTACAGGAATCTAAGAAACATTCGACGCAAGTTCTCGTCAAAGAGGTTAAACTAGGATCACGGACGAGTGAGCACGATATCGATTTTAAGGCGGCGCATGTACGTCGATTCCTGGAGAAGAAACAACGAGTGAAAGTCTCAGTGTTATTCCGGGGGCGAGAAATTACCCATCCAGAACTCGGTAAAGATATGTTGGGGAAATTTTTCGAGAAGGTCCAAGATATTGGCGAACTTGAAGGGCAAGCGCGCTTAGAAGGGCGCAATATGTCAATTTTGATCGTCCCGAGGTAA
- the rpmI gene encoding 50S ribosomal protein L35: MPKLKTRRGAAKRFKTTGTGKVRRAKAFLRHQLSAKTRKQKRQLRQTTLVDVTNEKAIKKLIPYK, translated from the coding sequence ATGCCAAAGCTGAAAACCCGCCGTGGAGCGGCGAAACGCTTCAAAACGACCGGCACTGGTAAGGTCCGTCGCGCCAAAGCGTTCTTACGTCATCAACTCTCAGCCAAGACGCGCAAGCAGAAACGACAGTTGCGTCAGACGACCTTGGTTGATGTGACCAACGAAAAAGCAATTAAGAAATTGATTCCCTATAAGTAG
- the rplT gene encoding 50S ribosomal protein L20, translating into MPRAKRGFKGRRRHKKILKLAKGFTGGRRRQYRQARETAERGLVYAYRDRKARKRDFRRLWITRINAAARLNGINYNRFIYGLGQANVEIDRKILAALAIDDPGAFTAIADLAKQHKAAA; encoded by the coding sequence ATGCCACGGGCAAAACGCGGCTTCAAAGGGCGTCGCCGCCATAAAAAGATTCTTAAGCTGGCCAAAGGCTTCACTGGAGGACGGCGCCGGCAGTACCGACAAGCACGAGAAACGGCAGAGCGTGGATTAGTGTACGCCTACCGGGATCGCAAAGCGCGCAAACGTGACTTCCGTCGCTTGTGGATTACGCGCATTAACGCAGCAGCTCGGCTCAACGGAATCAACTACAACCGCTTCATTTACGGTCTCGGACAAGCGAATGTCGAAATCGACCGTAAAATCCTCGCTGCCCTTGCCATTGATGATCCAGGGGCATTCACCGCTATTGCTGATCTTGCGAAACAGCATAAGGCTGCCGCTTGA